In Streptomyces sp. SID8374, one genomic interval encodes:
- a CDS encoding HAD-IC family P-type ATPase — translation MTQRALDSSGEQTPGPSRPAMIDAGAELDPVHPMDLPPSTHDATGLTTAEVAERVARGEVNDVPVRSSRSVTEIVRANVFTRFNLIIGVLWVIMLFVAPIQDSLFGFVIVANTGIGIIQEWRAKKTLDSLAVIGEAKPTVRRDGKAAEISTHEIVLGDVVELGPGDKVVVDGTVAEADSLEVDESLLTGEADPVLKRPGDPVMSGSFVVAGGGAFTATKVGREAYAAQLAEEASRFTLVHSELRSGISTILKYVTWMMVPTAIGLIISQLVVKDNNFKDSVARTVGGIVPMIPEGLVLLTSVAFAIGVVRLGRKQCLVQELPAIEGLARVDVVCLDKTGTLTEGGMDITEVRPLNGSDEAYVHQVLRSLGSSDPRPNASLQAIIDAYPTADEAAWAVTDAMPFSSARKYSGAAFTEADGTPSAWLLGAPDVLLADGDETLTEIEHLNEQGLRVLLLARVRGELDAPDAAEGAVPTALVVLEQRLRPDAAETLSYFAKQNVATKVISGDNAVSVGAVAGKLGLAGAENTLDARRMPTDPDEMATAMEQNAVFGRVTPQQKRDMVAALQSRGHTVAMTGDGVNDVLALKDADIGVSMGSGSEATRAVAQIVLLNNSFATLPSVVAEGRRVIGNITRVATLFLTKTVYSVLLAILVVCTQVEYPFLPRHLTLLSTLTIGVPAFFLALAPNKERAQPHFVRRVMRYAIPSGVIAAAATFITYLVARHHYSGPGALEAETSAATLTLFLTSMWVLAIIARPYTWWRIGLVAAMGLGFLIVLVVPWLQDFFALKLVGTTMPWTAVGIAVAAAALLEFSWRLVGRRFGA, via the coding sequence ATGACGCAGCGGGCACTCGATTCCTCCGGGGAGCAGACCCCCGGACCCTCCCGGCCGGCCATGATCGACGCGGGGGCGGAGCTCGACCCCGTGCACCCCATGGACCTGCCACCTTCGACTCACGACGCCACCGGCCTCACCACCGCCGAGGTCGCCGAGCGGGTGGCGCGGGGCGAGGTCAACGACGTACCCGTGCGGTCCTCGCGCTCGGTCACCGAGATCGTCCGGGCCAATGTCTTCACCCGGTTCAACCTGATCATCGGCGTGCTCTGGGTGATCATGCTGTTCGTCGCGCCGATCCAGGACAGCCTCTTCGGCTTCGTGATCGTCGCCAACACCGGCATCGGCATCATCCAGGAGTGGCGGGCCAAGAAGACCCTGGACAGCCTCGCGGTGATCGGCGAGGCGAAGCCGACCGTGCGCCGTGACGGGAAGGCCGCCGAGATCTCCACCCACGAGATCGTCCTCGGGGACGTGGTGGAGCTGGGCCCGGGCGACAAGGTGGTCGTCGACGGCACGGTCGCCGAGGCCGACAGCCTGGAGGTCGACGAGTCGCTGCTCACCGGTGAGGCCGACCCGGTCCTCAAGCGGCCCGGCGACCCGGTGATGTCCGGCAGCTTCGTCGTCGCGGGCGGCGGGGCGTTCACCGCGACCAAGGTGGGGCGTGAGGCGTACGCCGCCCAGCTCGCCGAGGAGGCGTCGCGCTTCACGCTCGTCCACTCCGAGCTGCGCAGCGGCATCAGCACGATCCTGAAGTACGTCACCTGGATGATGGTCCCGACGGCGATCGGGCTGATCATCAGCCAGCTCGTCGTGAAGGACAACAACTTCAAGGACTCGGTCGCCCGGACCGTCGGCGGCATCGTCCCGATGATCCCCGAGGGCCTGGTCCTGCTGACCTCCGTCGCCTTCGCCATCGGCGTCGTACGCCTGGGCCGCAAGCAGTGCCTGGTCCAGGAGCTGCCCGCCATCGAAGGGCTCGCCCGGGTCGACGTGGTCTGCCTGGACAAGACCGGCACCCTCACCGAGGGCGGCATGGACATCACGGAGGTCCGGCCGCTCAACGGGAGCGACGAGGCGTACGTCCACCAGGTGCTGCGCTCCCTCGGCTCCTCCGACCCCCGCCCCAACGCCAGCCTCCAGGCCATCATCGACGCGTACCCGACGGCTGACGAAGCCGCCTGGGCCGTCACCGACGCCATGCCGTTCTCCTCCGCCCGCAAGTACAGCGGCGCGGCGTTCACCGAGGCCGACGGGACCCCCTCCGCCTGGCTGCTGGGCGCCCCCGACGTCCTGCTCGCCGACGGCGACGAGACCCTCACCGAGATCGAACACCTCAACGAGCAGGGCCTGCGGGTGCTGCTGCTGGCCCGGGTACGGGGTGAGCTGGACGCCCCGGACGCGGCCGAGGGTGCCGTACCCACCGCCCTGGTCGTCCTGGAGCAGCGCCTGCGGCCGGACGCGGCCGAGACGCTGTCCTACTTCGCCAAGCAGAACGTGGCCACCAAGGTCATCTCCGGCGACAACGCCGTCTCGGTCGGCGCGGTCGCCGGGAAGCTGGGTCTCGCGGGCGCCGAGAACACCCTGGACGCCCGCCGGATGCCGACCGACCCGGACGAGATGGCCACGGCCATGGAGCAGAACGCGGTCTTCGGCCGGGTCACCCCGCAGCAGAAGCGGGACATGGTGGCGGCCCTCCAGTCGCGCGGCCACACGGTCGCGATGACGGGCGACGGCGTCAACGACGTCCTGGCCCTCAAGGACGCCGACATCGGGGTCTCGATGGGCTCCGGCTCCGAGGCGACGCGGGCGGTGGCGCAGATCGTGCTGCTGAACAACAGCTTCGCGACGCTCCCGTCGGTCGTCGCCGAGGGCCGCCGGGTGATCGGCAACATCACCCGCGTCGCGACCCTCTTCCTCACCAAGACGGTCTACTCGGTGCTGCTGGCGATCCTGGTGGTCTGCACCCAGGTGGAATACCCGTTCCTGCCGAGGCACCTGACGCTGCTGTCCACGCTGACCATCGGCGTACCCGCGTTCTTCCTGGCCCTGGCGCCGAACAAGGAGCGCGCCCAGCCCCACTTCGTACGCCGGGTCATGCGGTACGCGATCCCCTCGGGCGTCATCGCGGCGGCGGCCACCTTCATCACGTACCTGGTGGCCCGCCACCACTACTCCGGGCCTGGCGCCCTGGAGGCCGAGACGAGCGCGGCGACGCTGACGCTGTTCCTGACCTCGATGTGGGTGCTGGCGATCATCGCCCGCCCGTACACCTGGTGGCGCATCGGCCTGGTGGCGGCGATGGGGCTCGGCTTCCTGATCGTGCTCGTGGTGCCGTGGCTCCAGGACTTCTTCGCCCTGAAGCTGGTGGGCACGACGATGCCGTGGACGGCGGTCGGCATCGCGGTGGCGGCGGCGGCCCTGCTGGAGTTCAGCTGGCGGCTGGTGGGGCGGCGGTTCGGGGCGTAG
- a CDS encoding DUF2530 domain-containing protein, producing MEKWTPKHEAPEPLEGPVVSTVVGGTILWFVLFLAQLPFYGWFADRGHTWWVWTPLAGAGLGLIGIWYVRGRDAALKRHAAQAQAKDAAGAEAADGALGTSARADRSA from the coding sequence ATGGAGAAGTGGACACCGAAGCACGAGGCGCCCGAGCCCCTGGAGGGCCCCGTCGTCTCCACCGTCGTCGGCGGCACGATCCTCTGGTTCGTCCTCTTCCTCGCCCAGCTCCCCTTCTACGGCTGGTTCGCCGACCGCGGGCACACCTGGTGGGTGTGGACGCCGCTGGCCGGAGCCGGGCTGGGCCTGATCGGCATCTGGTACGTCCGTGGGCGCGACGCCGCCCTCAAGCGCCACGCGGCCCAGGCACAGGCCAAGGACGCCGCGGGGGCCGAGGCGGCGGACGGCGCGCTGGGCACGAGCGCCCGGGCCGACCGGAGCGCCTGA
- a CDS encoding NCS2 family permease — protein MPPSATAPVDSPQPSAPQPAGGVDRFFKISERGSTVGRELRGGFATFFAMAYIIVLNPIILGSAKDMYGHQLDNGQLVTATVLSAAFSTLLMGVIGNVPIALAAGLGVNTVVALQLAPRMSWPDAMGMVVLAGIVVMLLVATGLRERVMNAVPRSLRKGIAIGIGLFILLIGLVDSGFVSRIPDAALTTVPLQLGGDGHLTGWPILVFVLGALLTLALIVRKVPGAILISIIAMTAIALIIDAVAGLPDGAWGLTTPAWPGNPVSAPDFGLLGEVSLFGGFGKVGLLTGILFVFTVLLSCFFDAMGTILGVGDEARLMDENGNFPGINKVLFVDGIAVATGGATSSSATTCFVESTAGVGEGARTGLASVVTGLLFSVALFLTPLATMVPSQAATPALLAVGFLIIAGSVRDIDWSDYTLAVPAFLAMVMMPFTYSITNGIGIGFIAFSVLRLAAGRGREVPIAMYVVSAVFVFYYAMPALGLT, from the coding sequence ATGCCCCCCTCGGCCACCGCTCCGGTCGACTCCCCGCAGCCCTCGGCTCCGCAGCCTGCCGGCGGCGTGGACCGGTTCTTCAAGATCTCCGAGCGGGGGTCGACCGTCGGGCGCGAACTCCGCGGCGGGTTCGCCACGTTCTTCGCGATGGCGTACATCATCGTGCTCAACCCGATCATCCTGGGCAGCGCGAAGGACATGTACGGCCACCAGCTGGACAACGGTCAGCTGGTCACCGCCACCGTGCTCTCCGCCGCCTTCTCCACGCTCCTGATGGGCGTCATCGGCAACGTGCCGATCGCGCTCGCCGCCGGGCTCGGCGTCAACACCGTCGTCGCCCTCCAGCTCGCCCCCCGGATGAGCTGGCCGGACGCCATGGGCATGGTGGTCCTCGCGGGCATCGTGGTCATGCTGCTGGTCGCGACCGGGCTGCGGGAGCGCGTGATGAACGCCGTACCGCGCTCGCTCCGCAAGGGCATCGCGATCGGCATCGGCCTCTTCATCCTGCTGATCGGCCTGGTCGACTCCGGCTTCGTCTCGCGCATCCCGGACGCCGCGCTCACCACCGTGCCGCTCCAGCTCGGCGGCGACGGCCACCTCACCGGCTGGCCGATCCTCGTCTTCGTGCTGGGTGCGCTGCTCACGCTGGCGCTGATCGTGCGCAAGGTGCCCGGCGCGATCCTGATCTCGATCATCGCCATGACGGCCATCGCCCTGATCATCGACGCGGTGGCCGGCCTGCCCGACGGCGCCTGGGGCCTGACGACGCCCGCATGGCCCGGCAACCCGGTCTCCGCGCCGGACTTCGGCCTGCTCGGCGAGGTCAGCCTCTTCGGCGGCTTCGGGAAGGTCGGTCTGCTGACCGGCATCCTCTTCGTCTTCACCGTGCTGCTGTCCTGCTTCTTCGACGCGATGGGCACCATCCTGGGCGTCGGCGACGAGGCCAGGCTGATGGACGAGAACGGCAACTTCCCCGGCATCAACAAGGTGCTGTTCGTGGACGGCATCGCGGTCGCCACGGGCGGTGCGACCTCGTCCTCCGCCACCACGTGCTTCGTGGAGTCCACGGCGGGCGTCGGCGAGGGCGCCCGCACCGGACTGGCGAGCGTGGTGACCGGTCTGCTCTTCTCGGTGGCGCTGTTCCTCACACCGCTGGCGACCATGGTCCCGTCGCAGGCGGCCACTCCCGCCCTGCTGGCGGTCGGCTTCCTGATCATCGCGGGGTCCGTACGGGACATCGACTGGAGCGACTACACGCTCGCGGTCCCGGCGTTCCTGGCGATGGTGATGATGCCGTTCACGTACTCGATCACCAACGGCATCGGCATCGGCTTCATCGCCTTCTCCGTGCTGCGTCTGGCGGCGGGCCGGGGCCGTGAGGTCCCGATCGCGATGTACGTGGTGTCGGCGGTCTTCGTCTTCTACTACGCGATGCCGGCGCTCGGCCTCACGTGA
- a CDS encoding ribbon-helix-helix protein, CopG family, whose protein sequence is MGSTVLSLRIDGELLDRLRQHAAKRGMSVQDYVVRTLIRDDFDERFKAAVDETEKFYGPPGASRDADEERPGARVKPVT, encoded by the coding sequence ATGGGATCGACAGTGCTCAGCCTGCGGATAGACGGTGAGCTGCTCGACCGGCTCCGGCAGCATGCCGCCAAACGCGGAATGAGCGTCCAGGACTATGTGGTCCGGACGCTCATTCGCGACGACTTCGACGAACGCTTCAAGGCCGCCGTCGACGAGACGGAGAAGTTCTACGGCCCGCCGGGCGCCTCCAGGGACGCCGACGAGGAGAGACCCGGCGCCCGCGTGAAACCGGTCACCTAG
- a CDS encoding MarR family transcriptional regulator produces MPDLIHDGASAAAVSSLRSAVMLLGRRLKHQRVDESLSPTEMSVLGTLARCGSATPGELARKEHVQPPSMTRIVALLEAKGLVRLEPHPDDRRQKMVSQTEQAEAMLAESRTKRNAWLAQLAEGLDEDEWETLRAAAPVLEKLAHL; encoded by the coding sequence ATGCCTGACCTGATCCACGACGGTGCCAGTGCCGCCGCCGTGAGCTCCCTCCGCTCAGCCGTGATGCTGCTGGGCCGCCGCCTGAAGCACCAGCGCGTCGACGAATCGCTGAGCCCCACCGAGATGTCGGTGCTCGGCACCCTTGCCCGCTGCGGCTCGGCCACCCCCGGCGAGCTGGCCCGCAAGGAGCACGTGCAGCCCCCGTCGATGACCCGCATCGTCGCGCTGCTGGAAGCGAAGGGACTCGTCAGGCTGGAACCGCACCCCGATGACCGTCGGCAGAAGATGGTCAGCCAGACCGAGCAGGCCGAGGCCATGCTCGCGGAGAGCCGCACCAAGCGGAACGCCTGGCTGGCCCAGCTCGCCGAGGGCCTGGACGAGGACGAGTGGGAGACGCTGCGGGCCGCCGCGCCCGTGCTGGAGAAGCTCGCCCACCTGTGA
- a CDS encoding MFS transporter gives MSTGSGADSAPAPTSAHESKTGGTFSSLKIRNYRLFATGAVISNTGTWMSRITQDWLVLSLTGSATAVGITTALQFLPMLLFGLYGGVIADRLPKRQILLVSQAMLGLCGIALAVLTLSGVVEVWHVYLVAFLLGMVTVVDNPARQSFVSEMVGPAQLRNAVSLNSANFQSARLIGPAVAGVLITTVGSGWAFLLNGLSFLAPLIGLMMMRTSELHASVRVPRAKGQLREGLRYVRGRPELIWPIVLVGFVGTFGFNFPTWLTAFADGVFDGGAGMYSFFNILMAAGSLAGALLSARRRSTRLRMLVAAGTAFGLLEIAASLSPSVWLFSILLVPIGMLGLTTNITANTSVQMAADPEMRGRVMSLYMMVFAGGTPVGAPIVGWISDTYGARIGFASGGAISLIAALGVGFALARIGGLRLKVDLRPGHPHVRFVQREQLATAA, from the coding sequence TTGAGTACGGGATCCGGAGCAGACTCCGCCCCCGCACCGACTTCCGCCCACGAGAGCAAGACCGGCGGGACCTTCTCGTCGCTGAAGATCCGTAACTACCGCCTGTTCGCCACGGGCGCCGTGATCTCCAACACCGGTACCTGGATGTCCCGCATCACGCAGGACTGGCTCGTCCTGAGCCTGACGGGTTCCGCGACGGCCGTAGGCATCACCACGGCCCTCCAGTTCCTTCCCATGCTGCTCTTCGGCCTGTACGGCGGTGTCATCGCCGACCGCCTCCCGAAGCGGCAGATCCTGCTCGTCAGCCAGGCCATGCTCGGCCTGTGCGGTATCGCGCTGGCCGTCCTGACCCTCTCCGGCGTCGTCGAGGTCTGGCACGTCTATCTGGTCGCCTTCCTCCTCGGCATGGTGACCGTCGTCGACAACCCGGCCCGCCAGTCGTTCGTCTCCGAGATGGTCGGCCCCGCGCAGCTCCGCAACGCGGTCAGCCTGAACTCGGCGAACTTCCAGTCCGCCCGCCTCATCGGCCCCGCTGTGGCGGGTGTCCTGATCACCACGGTCGGCAGCGGCTGGGCGTTCCTGCTCAACGGCCTCTCCTTCCTGGCCCCGCTCATCGGCCTCATGATGATGCGGACGAGCGAACTGCACGCCTCGGTACGGGTGCCCCGCGCCAAGGGCCAGCTGCGCGAAGGACTGCGGTACGTCCGTGGCCGCCCCGAGCTGATCTGGCCGATCGTCCTGGTCGGCTTCGTCGGCACGTTCGGCTTCAACTTCCCGACCTGGCTCACCGCCTTCGCCGACGGCGTCTTCGACGGCGGCGCCGGGATGTACTCGTTCTTCAACATCCTGATGGCCGCCGGTTCGCTGGCCGGCGCGCTGCTCTCGGCCCGCCGCCGCTCCACGCGGCTGCGGATGCTGGTGGCAGCGGGCACGGCGTTCGGGCTGCTGGAGATCGCCGCCTCGCTCTCCCCGAGCGTCTGGCTGTTCTCGATCCTGCTGGTCCCGATCGGCATGCTCGGCCTCACGACGAACATCACCGCGAACACGAGCGTCCAGATGGCCGCCGACCCCGAGATGCGGGGCCGGGTGATGAGCCTGTACATGATGGTCTTCGCCGGGGGTACGCCGGTGGGCGCCCCGATCGTCGGCTGGATCAGCGACACGTACGGCGCGCGCATCGGCTTCGCGTCCGGCGGCGCGATCTCGCTGATCGCCGCCCTGGGTGTCGGCTTCGCCCTCGCCCGCATAGGCGGCCTCCGCCTGAAGGTCGACCTCCGCCCGGGCCACCCGCACGTCCGCTTCGTACAGCGCGAGCAGCTGGCGACGGCGGCGTAG
- a CDS encoding Uma2 family endonuclease, whose translation MTVVDTDRIDMADISDELTLDEMFEWLEPTPEGFKVEIVEGTVHMSPQRDTHWEIIRRIVRALEDRFGMDVRALSDVRIDFGEGNGFAPDVVKLFDQAAKDSRGRWLPEHIEFVGEVISKGTAAADYGPKKDAYAAAGVPVFLIVDPYTGRCLLHSEPKDGGYHKKLVVDFGLDIDMSDTSMDLVLKTDSFPRD comes from the coding sequence ATGACCGTCGTAGACACCGACAGGATCGACATGGCCGACATCAGCGACGAGCTGACTCTGGACGAGATGTTCGAGTGGCTTGAGCCCACCCCCGAGGGATTCAAGGTCGAGATCGTCGAGGGGACCGTCCATATGTCGCCGCAGCGGGACACGCACTGGGAGATCATCCGTCGGATCGTGCGCGCTCTGGAGGACCGGTTCGGGATGGACGTGCGGGCCCTCTCCGACGTACGCATCGACTTCGGCGAAGGCAACGGATTCGCCCCGGACGTCGTGAAGCTCTTCGACCAGGCCGCCAAGGACAGCCGTGGCCGCTGGCTCCCCGAGCACATCGAGTTCGTCGGCGAGGTCATCTCCAAGGGCACGGCCGCAGCCGACTACGGGCCCAAGAAGGACGCCTACGCGGCCGCCGGGGTCCCCGTGTTCCTCATCGTCGACCCGTACACCGGCCGCTGCCTCCTCCACTCGGAGCCGAAGGACGGCGGCTACCACAAGAAGCTGGTCGTCGACTTCGGCCTCGACATCGACATGAGCGACACCTCCATGGACCTCGTCCTGAAGACCGACTCCTTTCCTCGCGACTGA
- a CDS encoding aldo/keto reductase, translating to MKYTQLGRTGLKVSRLVLGTMNFGPQTNESDSHAIMDAALGAGLNFFDTANVYGWGENKGRTEEILGTWFAQGGGRRDKVVLATKMYGNMAPDGDAWPNHDKLSAVNIRRAVDASLKRLQTDHIDLYQFHHVDRNTPFEEIWQAIDVLVQQGKILYAGSSNFPGYKIAQANEQAARRGSLGLVSEQCIYNLAERRAEMEVIPAAQEYGLGVIPWSPLHGGLLGGVIKKEATEGRRASGRSADALANSTVRAQVQAYEDLLEKHGLEPGEAALAWLLTRPGITGPIVGPRTADQLDSALRALELDLPEAVLTGLDEIFPGPGPSPEAFAW from the coding sequence ATGAAGTACACACAGCTCGGACGCACCGGACTCAAGGTCAGCCGACTCGTGCTCGGGACGATGAACTTCGGCCCGCAGACCAACGAGTCGGACAGCCACGCGATCATGGACGCCGCGCTCGGCGCGGGCCTGAACTTCTTCGACACCGCCAACGTCTACGGCTGGGGCGAGAACAAGGGGCGCACCGAGGAGATCCTCGGCACCTGGTTCGCCCAGGGCGGCGGCAGGCGCGACAAGGTGGTCCTGGCCACCAAGATGTACGGGAACATGGCGCCCGACGGCGACGCCTGGCCCAACCACGACAAGCTCTCCGCCGTGAACATCCGGCGGGCGGTCGACGCCTCCCTCAAGCGGCTCCAGACGGACCACATCGACCTCTACCAGTTCCACCACGTCGACCGGAACACCCCGTTCGAGGAGATCTGGCAGGCGATCGACGTCCTGGTCCAGCAGGGCAAGATCCTGTACGCGGGTTCCTCGAACTTCCCCGGCTACAAGATCGCCCAGGCCAACGAGCAGGCGGCCAGGCGCGGTTCGCTCGGCCTGGTCAGCGAGCAGTGCATCTACAACCTGGCCGAGCGCCGCGCCGAGATGGAGGTCATCCCGGCCGCGCAGGAGTACGGCCTCGGCGTCATCCCCTGGTCCCCGCTCCACGGCGGCCTGCTGGGCGGCGTCATCAAGAAGGAGGCCACGGAGGGCCGCCGCGCCTCGGGCCGCTCGGCCGACGCCCTGGCCAACAGCACGGTCCGCGCCCAGGTCCAGGCGTACGAGGACCTGCTGGAGAAGCACGGCCTGGAGCCCGGCGAGGCGGCCCTGGCCTGGCTCCTGACCCGCCCCGGCATCACGGGCCCGATCGTCGGCCCGCGCACCGCCGACCAACTGGACAGCGCCCTGCGCGCCCTGGAACTGGACCTCCCGGAGGCGGTCCTCACGGGCCTGGACGAGATCTTCCCGGGCCCGGGCCCGTCACCGGAGGCCTTCGCCTGGTGA
- the pip gene encoding prolyl aminopeptidase codes for MERAEPDDLYPPIDPYDSGMLDVGDGNLVYWEVCGNPEGKPALVVHGGPGSGCTPRARRYFDPDRYRVVLFDQRGCGRSTPHASDPATDLRHNTTHHLIADMERLREHLGITDWLLYGGSWGSTLILAYAQTHPERVTEAVIASVTTTRRSEIDWLYRGAGQIFPEAWHAFREAVPEAADPSEVVPAYARRMESPDPAVRERATAAWCAWEDAVLSLEADPGPAPYSSRPDRAQQALVRICTHYFSHGAWLKENRLIDDADRLTGIPAALIHGRFDLGSPLITAWELDRAWPEAELTVIDDAGHLGGPATRRAVLAALDRFAG; via the coding sequence GTGGAGCGGGCAGAGCCTGACGACCTGTACCCGCCGATCGACCCGTACGACAGCGGCATGCTGGACGTCGGCGACGGCAACCTCGTGTACTGGGAGGTGTGCGGCAACCCGGAGGGCAAACCGGCCCTCGTGGTCCACGGCGGGCCCGGTTCCGGATGCACCCCGCGTGCCCGCCGGTACTTCGACCCGGACCGTTACCGCGTCGTCCTCTTCGACCAGCGGGGCTGCGGCCGCTCCACGCCCCACGCGAGCGACCCGGCCACGGACCTGCGGCACAACACCACGCACCACCTGATCGCCGACATGGAACGCCTCCGGGAACACCTCGGCATCACCGACTGGCTGCTGTACGGGGGCTCCTGGGGCTCCACGCTGATCCTGGCGTACGCGCAGACGCACCCGGAGCGCGTCACCGAGGCCGTCATCGCCTCGGTCACCACGACCCGGCGCAGCGAGATCGACTGGCTCTACCGGGGCGCCGGCCAGATCTTCCCCGAGGCCTGGCACGCCTTCCGCGAGGCCGTCCCCGAGGCAGCCGACCCCAGCGAGGTGGTCCCTGCCTATGCCCGCCGTATGGAGAGCCCCGACCCTGCCGTACGGGAACGGGCCACGGCTGCCTGGTGCGCCTGGGAGGACGCGGTCCTGTCCCTGGAGGCGGACCCGGGCCCGGCCCCGTACAGCAGCCGCCCGGACCGTGCTCAGCAGGCCCTCGTCCGCATCTGCACCCACTACTTCTCCCACGGCGCCTGGCTGAAGGAGAACCGGCTCATCGACGACGCCGACCGCCTGACCGGCATCCCCGCCGCCCTGATCCACGGCCGCTTCGACCTGGGCAGCCCCCTGATCACCGCCTGGGAACTCGACCGCGCCTGGCCGGAGGCCGAGCTGACGGTCATCGACGACGCGGGCCACCTGGGCGGGCCCGCCACCCGGCGGGCGGTGCTGGCGGCGCTGGACCGGTTCGCGGGGTAG